ATGTCGGGTTCAGTGAACTCAGGAGGAGAAATGACCAACGCTCAGTTATTTCAGCAggtaagaaagaaaacagagcagcgGCCCAAAAGCGCAGGTTCTAAACTTTGACTCCCTTTAATATTCACTCAATTAGATCATTAtatatatgagagagagagagagagagatgttagTCTGGGCTTAATTTGCTCCTGATAGGGTTTATaagatttaaaacatttttaataatccATTAAGCTTTGAgttaaattcattttcaatgtATTAACTATAATCTTTTAAGAATTGCGTAAAATGGCTCCATAagctttgtgtctgtgcacagaacaaatgtgtcaaaatgtgGGTGTTGTTTTCTGAATGAGCTGATTTTACAggagaaaatgttatttttatgtgatTATGATTCAAGAGCTGGTATTTCAGGATGAAGTTGATCTGTATCAttatttgttggtttgtctTGCTTTGGCCAAGTCAggtcaactttattgtcaatgCTGCTGTATCTACAGGACATGCACAGAATTAAAATATCGTTTCCTTCAAATCCCTGGTGCAAACagcaataaacatgaaatataaaataagaaatataaaagaaatatataCAAGTTAAAAGATCTaggatgacagaaaaaagatcTGATTGGTTTACAATGAAAGCACAATAAATttagtaaaataataataaagtagtTGATGAATATGTGCAAACTTGTATcaattaagttttttttattacattgtgtttttccagtgtttgatTTCTATTCCGACAGGTGTCACCTCACCTTTACAGATTTATGTGTAACTCACATCAAATCACTGGCTGATTGAAAACTAATGATCATCTATCCTGACAatgtttcagtgatttttgcTGTGGAATcattgatgtttgatcttctcagttgtttgatttgctgcttttcctctcaatgatctgaatgtgtttgtgatcatgtggagctttggtcTGTTGGTTGAACTAAAAGGTGGATCTGGAAAGGAGAGCTAGAAGGTGGTGGATACGAAGGAACAAGAGGGAAAGAGCTACAACATGTAAAATCGCCACaatcctttttaaaatgtcctcctccctcctgaaGATGGCGCTGCTGCGCTGGCTGACTTCTCAGACTGAGGAGGACCGCAGGATTCTGACGTCAGTCACGGCCATGCAGGTCGGCAGGGAGCTGCTGAACCGGATCACCGGCCAGGACAAAGTGGACACTTACAAGGTACCTGCGTGtgcctgcagggggcgctgtgTGTGAAACGCACAGGCTTATCAGGGTCTCAGCTGCGCTGCGCTGTGAGAATCCGACTGTCTCATTGTCTTTCCAAACTGACTGTGGCTCACTGAGtttctgtgtgtcctcagagaGAGTGTATCCTGAGCATCTCAGAGTTCCTCCGTGAGAACCCGCGAGCCTCGCAGGCCACCATCAACGCCGAGGTGGAGAAAAGAGTTCTGGTTTTCGCTGCTCGAGTCCAAGCTCTGGAGACGGCTCCGATATTCTGAATGAAGCCCTCCATGTTTTAAAATttataaaaaatgtgaaaacctcACCAATGTGGGCACATTTTACACCTTTATATCTGAATCTGTGGCATAATTTTATGTGTTAAAAGACTTTCTTTTATATTATAAAGTATATTTGTATAATTATTCAgtttatgtgtcacacttttCATGCAAAGGAGAAACTCTGCTGGTCTGAAATGGATTTCATTTGGAAAATCAGCTCCTGTAGATTTCACCAAAAACACCTTGAAAATCTttgaaagtgcttgaatttGTTATGATGAGGTCGAGGAAACTCGGACCTCCACTGTCGTCCTGTGTGTCATCGCCTTAAAGTTGTGTTTTGATCTGAAACTTCATGATTCTTTTGAATAAACGCTTCTGGAGCCTCACCGTGCTGTTCTTCATGCAGAGACAGTCTGTCCAGGTTGAATAACATGGACTGAATATTCACTGGGAGGTGTGTGTCGCTCAGATGCAGAGTTGTGTTCAAATGAGTCCAGTCAGAGACGAAGGTGCTTCCTGTTCCATTGGCGGGATGTTTGGAAAGACTCCACACATGAAGGTGaacttcctcctccttcctctgctgattTGATCACCAAGGTTCTCACACGGACGTCTTTCTAAATGACCAGTGCTCAGGTGTGGCAGCAGAGTAGCAGGTGATGTGTGCTCTGGTCAGCGGATGAGcgcagaaagaaaagatgatttGGGCCTTTGCTGCCTCCAttacagtggcaacactgtcgcctcacagcaagaaggtcccgggttcgaatctcgctgcgggcactgggtgtgtcctccaccatgcttcggtgcctgctgctcgaggagggcctttctgtgtggagtttgcatgttctccccgtgttcacctggggtatcctccgtaaaaatatacccccactaaaaacatgcaagaagatcaccacctgaccaatggtgacacagaagaatgggtccccgggcgctggtctggctgcccaccgctcctggtctgccgcggaggaaggacgaccaggatgggtcaaaggcggaagacaaatttcacctccgtgtgctgtgtgcatgtgtgtgtgataataaaggggaatgtctccccctgattcttcttcttcttcttcaaccaACAAACCAATCATactcttatttttcttctttgtttctttctggcTGTAAATGAATGTAAACTGTAAATCATGACCATAATTTTGTTTGGGGGATATATTGATGGTGCGTATATTCAATTAATTCAAAATTTACATTTGGGTTGACGAATTTAAAGAAATTTTCAAAGCTGGAATTTCCTGAAAACCTCAAACTGAAATGGCAGAACAGCTTCCCTCTTCCTGACTCGCTCGACGATACTCATTGGCTGTGACTTGATACGGTCCCACCCACTGATATGTATGTTTTTCCTATTGGACAACCTCATCTGTGCGTCACTACAGCGTCCTCTCTGATAGGATGGAAAAATGGCGGGGgtaattttgttgtttcaaacaCTGACCACAAACTTCGCAGGAGAGAGTCCCCAGGCAGCCACCGGTCTGTGTTTTATagctgaaaaacacacgtaAAGACCgggtttggtttgtttttcgTGTCTGCGAGGAGCCAACATCGTCAGGATGGATGTTTCCCAACATAACAGCGACGTTGCGGAGGTTTCTCAGAGACTGGAAAAGTAAGTAACGCTTAAGTTATCATTAATGTCGGTGTTACTAATGGCTAACAGTTAGCATCAGTGTTAATGTCCCACTGATGAACATACGGAGGGGCTAGCCGTCTCTCCTCAGGTTTGATATGTGTTTGAGGGGATTTTTTATATTGACGCTGAAAAGCACATTATATATATCTATACATATATCGATAACGACATCGATATGATTAATTAACTGGGCTCACTAATGTTAATCACCCTGGACTAGTTAAACACATTGTTTGATATCTGGTACATGTTTTAAAGTAATTACGTCGTACTTCAATCCTTCTTTTCCAGTGGTGTAAATTTAAGTCTAATTCCACACGTCTGGGTATTTCTTAAAACAGGgattttctccattaattttCAGTAAAAACCCAAACCAATCCCGTCCACCCGAGcagtttttttaatctgtccatgtaaaaatgcaaaagtaCAATCGAAGCACTGTGAAGAGCATTTCAAACCACCAGGTGGCGACATGAACTTAACCGTGAAGCCATGTTGATCAGTCAAAAcatgagaagaagaagctgttgcCGGTAAACGAG
This Chaetodon auriga isolate fChaAug3 chromosome 5, fChaAug3.hap1, whole genome shotgun sequence DNA region includes the following protein-coding sequences:
- the LOC143320989 gene encoding uncharacterized protein LOC143320989, with the protein product MSGSVNSGGEMTNAQLFQQMALLRWLTSQTEEDRRILTSVTAMQVGRELLNRITGQDKVDTYKRECILSISEFLRENPRASQATINAEVEKRVLVFAARVQALETAPIF